GATCGTATTTGTCAGCACCTTACTTAATTGTCTGGCAACTCTGAGCGAAACGAAAAGTTGCACCCCTCTCTGGAAACCCAAATTTATCTCCAAAATCGTCAACGAAGACCGCTGTCACCTCAACGGATTAGCAATGGTAGAGGGACAAACCCGTTTCGTCACCGCTTGCAGTCGTTCCGATGTCGTAGATGGGTGGCGAGACAAACGAAAAGATGGCGGCGTAGTCATAGATATTCCATCAAATGAAATAATTTTAAGTGGGTTAAGTCTGCCCCATTCTCCAAGATTTTATCAAGGAAAATTATGGCTGCATAATTCTGGTTCTGGGGAATTTGGTTATGTAGATTTACAGCAAGGAAAATTTGAACCTGTTACATTTTGTCCCGGATATTTACGAGGGTTAGCATTTTGGAAAAATTATGCAATTGTCGGACTATCCAAACCAAGAAGCGGAGATAAAACTTTTTCTGGGTTATCTCTAGATGATAAATTAATTGCCAAAGATACCGAAGCTCGTTGCGGTTTGATGGTAATTGATTTGAATTCGGGAAATATCATTCATTGGCTGCGGCTAGAAGGAGTTATTAGTGAATTATACGACGTGCAGGTGCTACCAGGAATGCAAAGACCGATGGCTTTAGGATTTCAAACCGAGGAAATTTCTCAACTGATCACCTTAGATTTATCTCGTGAACAGGCTGAGCCTGGTCACGCCAACTCAGAGGCTCAGCCTCCTGAAATTAGTAGCATATCCGAAAAATCAAGGATTGTAGGGGCGGGCTTCGGCGTGAGCGCTCAGCCGAACGGCTTAGCAGATAACCTCTGTTTTACTCCGTTCCCGCCACAAGATTATGTAGGGGCGAAGCATTGCGGAATTAACTTTTCGGTTTTGAGTTAAGCTTAATACCGCAATGCTAATGCCTACGGCACGCTGAGCGCATCCGCGCCGCTACGCGAACGCGAACGCCCTCCCACTATACATAGTCTTCCACCGGGAAGGGAGTAAATAAATATTCTCAGGACTTACGCAAAGCCTCTATCTGTAGGGTGTGTTAGCGATAGCGTAACGCACCATCCACCATATTTAGCGTCCCTGCGTAAGTCCTGTATACTCTCAACAAAACCCGCCCCTACACCTCTGATGGACGCGTAAGTCCTGTGAAAATACCAAATTTGTATTTTTTCAACCAATACTTTTAGCAACTCTTTAGGAAGATAAACACCCAAAAACCATGAAATCCATCAACCAACAAACATCAACCCAAAAATTAGTAATCATCGACCCCAGAGTAGAAGCCTACGAAATATTAGCAGCCGGAGTCCGAGACAGCGCCAAAGTTATTATTATCGACCCTAACTTTGATGGCATCGAACAAATTACAGAGGCATTAAATAATTATCCCGCCCCTAGTTTACATATCGTTTGTCATGGCGAACCCGGTTGTCTGCACCTCGGAAAAACACCCATCAATGCGGCAAATATTGACCAATATCGCCACCAATTACAACAATGGCAAATCAGCGACATTCTCCTCTACTCCTGCAACGTCGCCGCTGACACTCTCAACATCACCACCCGCCTGGGGTTCAACCCCCAGGCTAATAGCGAAAGTCGGTTAAAACCGACTAAAAACGACTCTTCAGTCCACTTCAGTGGACTTGGGCTATTAGCCCGGAAATTGATTTCCGGGCGGGCTTTGTTGGTAACAGAAAACCCAAGTGCGAACTTCCTCCAACAACTCCACCACCTCACCCGCGCCAACATCGCCGCCTCCGCCCACCCAGTCGGGAACCCCAGCAAAGGCGGAACCTGGAACCTAGAACACAGACTGGGAAACATTGCCAGCCCTATTGCCTTTTCCCCAGAAGTATGTAATGCCTATCCCGGCATTTTCCCCGCCTCCTTCGCCACACCCAGCAACTTTGGGGTGGGGACTAATCCCTTTTCCGTCACCGTAGGAGACTTCAACGGTGATGGCAAAACCGACATTGCAGCGGCGAACTTTAACTCCAACAACGTCAGCGTCCTATTAGGGACAGGGACAGGCAGTTTTGGCGCTGCTACCAACTTNNNNNNNNNNNNNNNNNNNNNNNNNNNNNNNNNNNNNNNNNNNNNNNNNNNNNNNNNNNNNNNNNNNNNNNNNNNNNNNNNNNNNNNNNNNNNNNNNNNNACTCCAACAACGTCAGCGTCCTATTAGGGACAGGGACAGGCAGTTTTGGCGCTGCTACCAACTTTGCTGTGGGGACTCTTCCCGCTTCCGTCACCGTAGGAGACTTCAACGGCGATGGCAAAACCGACATCGCAGCGGCGAACGTTAGCTCCAACAACGTCAGCGTCCTATTAGGGACAGGGACAGGCAGTTTTGGCGCTGCTACCAACTTTGCTGTGGGGAGTAATCCCTTTTCCGTCACCGTGGGAGACTTCAACGGTGATGGGAAATCCGACATCGCGGCGGCGAACTTGAACTCCAACAACGTCAGCGTGCTGCTCAATCAGCAACAACTGACTGTCACCCAAACTATTGCCGATAATGACCCAGTAAGCGTTGAGTTTTCTGCGGCTACTTATCAAGTTAATGAAGATGGTACGGTAGTTGGTGCAGCAGTTACTATCAACCGCATCGGTGATGCACTCAGTCCCGGTAGTGTAGATGTGCAGTTTACTGATGGAACTGCTACGGGTGGAACTGATTTCACTAATACCACTCAAACTATCAACTTTCTTAGCAACGAAACAACTAAAACTGTTGTCGTTCCCATCACTGACGATACTTTAGTTGAAGGGAATGAAAATCTTACCCTGACTTTAGCTAATCCTTCTGCTAATTTCGTTTTAGGTACACAGACAACTTCAACTCTCACTATTGTCGATAACGATACTGATGTTACTCTCGCCATCGCCGCTGGTGCTACACCCACCGAAAGTGGCCCCACCAACGGCACATTTGTCATTACCTTAAATAGCCCAGCCCCAGCAGGTGGGATAACCATCAACTTCGCCCTCGCCGGAACCGCTACCACCACCACCGACTACAGCATCGCCGCCGGAAGCAACATTAGCGCCGTCACTGCTACCAGTTTTACCATTGCCGCCGGAGCCACTAGCGCTGTCTTAAAAGTTACGCCCGTTGACGATAATATAGTTGACGCTAACGAAACAGTCGGAATTACTCTAGCAGCAGGTACAGGTTACACCGTCGGTGCAGCAAATAACGCCAGTCTTACCATCACCGACAACGACCCGATAATTAATATCACAGCGGGTACAGATCCCAGCGAATCCGGCCCGACTAACGGCACATTTAATATTACTCTTAACGGTGCTACTCCATCCCCAATTACCGTCAACTTCAACACCACTGGCAGCGTTGCCACTCTTACCACCGACTACACATTTGACTTAGCCAGTAGCACTAATATTACTGCGATTACCGCTACCAGCTTCACCATCGCAGCGGGAGTCACCAGCGCCATCTTAGTCGCAAAACCCGTAGACGATGCCGTAATTGAGGCAGGTGGGGAAACAGTAAAAGTCAACCTCGACCTTGGAACTGGTTACAGTCTCGGTGTTGGGAATACTGCTGTGGCTCAGTTTACCCCCGCTACCAACTTTTCTGTGGGGACTCAACCCTTTTCCGTCACCGTGGGAGACTTCAACTCTGACGGGAAATCCGACATCGCCACAGCGAACGTTGGCACCAGCAACGTCTCAGTGCTGTTGGGTAATGGGACAGGCAGTTTTGCCCCTGCTACCAACTTTGCCGTGGGGACTGAACCCCGTTCCGTCATCGTAGGAGACTTCAACGGCGACGGCAAATCCGACATCGCCACAGCGAACCGTACCACCAACAACGTCTCAGTGCTGTTAGGGGATGGGACGGGCGGTTTTGGCGCTGCTACCAACTTTGCCGTGGGGTTTGGTTCCCGTTCCGTCACCGTAGGAGACTTCAACTCTGATGGGAAATCCGACATCGCCACAGCGAACGACTTCGCCAAAAACGTCTCAGTCCTGTTAGGGGATGGGACGGGCAGTTTTGGCGCTGCTACCAACTTTGCTGCGGGTAATGGTCCCCTTTCTGTCACCGTAGGAGACTTCAACTCTGACGGGAAATCCGACATCGCAACGGCGAATGTTAGCTCCGGCAACGTCTCAGTGCTGTTAGGGGATGGGACGGGCAGTTTTGGCGCTGCTACCAACTTTGCCGTGGGGACTGCTCCCTATTCCGTCACCGTAGGAGACTTCAACTCTGACGGGAAATCCGACATCGCCACAGCGAACCTTGCCACCAACAACGTCTCATTGCTGTTAGGGGATGGGACGGGCAGTTTTGCCGCTGCGACCAACTTTGCCGTGGGGATTAGTCCCCTTTCCGTCACCGTGGGAGACTTCAACGGTGACGGCAAATCCGATATCGCGGCGGCGAATGTTAGCTCCAGCGACGTCTCAGTGCTGTTAGGGGATGGGACGGGCAGTTTTGCCGCTGCTACCAACTTTGCTGCGGGTAATGGTCCGGCTTCCGTCACCGTAGGAGACTTCAACGGCGACGGCAAATTCGACATCGCAGCGGCGAACTATAACTCCTTCAACGTCTCAGTTCTGCTAAACAACAACCAACCCACATCAACTCTCACCATTGCCGATAACGACCCAGTAAGCGTTGAATTCTCAGCCGCCACCTATCAAATCAACGAAGATGGCACGATAGTTGGTGTCGCAATTACTATCAATCGCATCGGTGATGCACTCAGTCCGGGTAGCGTTGACGTTCAGTTAACCAATGGAACTGCTACAGGTGGAACTGATTTTACTAATACTACTCAAACTATCAACTTTCTTAGCAACGAAACAACTAAAACTGTTGTCGTTCCCATCACTGACGATACTTTAGCCGAAGGGAATGAAAATCTTACCCTGACTTTAGCTAATCCTTCGGCTAATTTCGTCTTAGGTACGCAGACAACTTCAACTCTCACTATTGTCGATAACGATACTGATGTTACTCTTGCCATATCACCAAGTTCTGTTGCTGAAGATGGTGCAACTAATTTAGTTTATACCTTCACCCGTGCTGGTGATACTACCACTGCACTAACTGTCAACTTCAATGTGGGTGGAACTGCAACTTACAACACCGACTACACCGTTATTGGTGCAGATACTTTTAGTGGAAGTACTGGTACTGTCACTTTTGCGGCTAATTCTACAACTGCTACTGTTGCGATTGACCCGACTCCTGATTCTACTATTGAATTAGATGAAACAGTTGATTTAACTTTAGCTGCTGGTAGTAATTATAATGTTGTCACTAACACGGCAGTAACGGGAACTATTACTAATGATGATGCCGCAGTAGAATTCTCCCAAGCTAACTATCAAGTCAACGAAGATGGTACAGTTGTCGGTGCAACTGTTACGATTAATCGCACAGGTTTAACTAATAGTCCCGGTAGTGTAGATGTGCAGTTCGCCAATGGAAGTGCAACAGGCGGAACAGATTTCACTAATACCACCCAAACGATCAACTTTGCTAGTGGCGATACCAGTAAAACTGTCACCATTCCCATCAATGACGATAACTTAGTTGAAGGAACAGAAAACTTTACTATTTCCTTAGAAACTCCCAGTGCTGGAATTTCGATTGGTACTCAAAATTCTGCCACTGTGCAGATAATTGACAATGACGTACCTCCCACTCTTTCTATCAGCGATATCGCTCAATCGGAAGGAAATAGTGGTACAACCAACTTAAACTTTACGGTTAGCTTAAATACAGCTAGCGGTCTACCTGTCACCGTCAACTACGCCACCCAAGACAGCACCGCGACTACGGCAGATAGCGACTACACCAGCGCTTCTGGTAGTCTCACTTTCAATCCTGGGGAAACACAAAAAACTGTCTCTGTTGTCGTTAATGGCGATACTAAATACGAAACTGACGAAACCTTCAATCTGAATCTCTCCAATTCCATCAACGCGACTATCACTAATTTTGTCGGTGTTGGAACTATCCAAAATGATGATGCGATTCCGACAATTGCCATAGCTGATGTTAGTCAAAATGAAGGTCAATCGGGTACTACCAATTTTATCTTCCCCGTTACTTTATTGAATCCCAGCTATCAAACTGTCACGGTTAATTACGCGACTTCTGACGGAATTTCTACTGCTGGCGTTGATTACAATAGTGCATCGGGAACTCTGACTTTCAATCCGGGAGAAACTCAGAAAAATATCACTGTTGCTGTCAACGGTAATACAACTGTAGAAACAAATAAAAACTTCCTGGTCAATCTTTCTAATGCCAGTAATGCGACGATAGTTGATAATCAAGCGGTTGGTACAATCGTTAATGATGATGCTGTTCCAACGGTTAGCAATATCACTAAAACAGGTGATGAAGATACCACTATCACTTTTACTGCTGCTGACTTCACCAGCAAATTTACTGACCCGAATGGCGATAGTCTCAACAAAATCAAAATTACTTCTCTTCCCAATAACGGTACATTGCAATTAAGTAGTAGCAATGTCACTGTTAACCAAGAGATTTCGGCGAGTGATTTAGGTAATCTTCGCTTTATTCCTGTTGCTGATTGGAATGGAAATACGAGTTTCAATTGGATTGCTTCTGACGGTGCTAATTATGCTCCAAATGCTGCTGCTGTTAGCTTGACAATTAATCCGGTTAATGATGCGCCTTTTGTCAATGCGGCAATTCCATTTCAAACGACTAATACCAATAGTTTGTTCAATTTTACTTTCGCTGCTGATACTTTCAAGGATATCGATGTTGGCGATACTTTAACTTATAGCGCTACACTCGCTAATGGTAATGCTTTGCCGAATTGGTTGTTCTTTAATCCTTTCACTCGCAATTTAGTTGGTATTCCCACGAGTAGCGATGTGGGGACGCTTGTGCTGTCTGTGAAAGCGACAGATTCAGCTAATGCTAGTGCTACTACTACTTTTGCTTTAATAGTCAATGGTGCTACTGTATCGCCAGATGCAGATTGTTTTTGCGAGTCGATTGTTCGTCCAGATATTAACAATCTTCCTGGTGTTTCGGTGGCGCTGAATCTAGTTGATATAACTCAATTTGGGAATGACAGCAATGATACCCTGATTGGTACTACTGTCAATGACGCATTTTACGGTAACGGTGGCGATGATTTGCTGTTAGGGAAAGCAGGTAACGATAATTTATACGGCGGTCAAGGTAATGATACTGCTTTTGGTGGGATTGGGAAGGATTGGATTTCCGGTAATCAAGGTAACGACTTACTCAACGGTAACGCTGGCGACGACATTATAAACGGTAATGAAGGTAATGATACTGTTCGCGGTGGTCAAGATAACGATTTGGTGCGCGGTGGTCAAAATGATGATTTGATTTATGGCGATAAAGGCGATGATACCTTGGGTGGAGATAAGGGTAACGATACCATTTTTGGGGATAATGATGATTTATTTGATAATAACAACACTGGACGTGATTTAATCTTTGGTGGTAGCGGCGATGATTTGATTAATGGTAATGCTGGTAATGATTCCATCTTTGGGGAAGATGGTAATGATATTGTGCGTGGTGGTAAAAATGATGACATTGTGTGTGGGGATGCTGGCGATGATATTTTGTACGGAGAGTTAGGTAATGATAGTTTGTGCGGTGGTGATGGAAATGACACGATGTATGGGGGTAATGGTAGTCTGAATCCGATCGGGCCAAATGGCGAACGGGATGAATTATGTGGTGGTGCTGGTAATGATTTGCTGTTTGGTAATGAAGGAGAGGATAAGCTGAATGGGGAAGATGGGGATGATACTCTCTATGGTGGGAAAGATAATGACACGCTGATTGGTGGTGCTGGTAATGATTTGCTGATTGGGGATTTGGGTAATGACTTGTTGACTGGTGGTAGCGGACGTGACACTTTTGTTTTGACTTCTGGGAAAGGAAGTGATGTAATTGTTGATTTCCAAGATGGTCAGGATTTGATTAACTTGGGTGGTGGTTTGAGTTTTGGGCAGTTGGTAATTGCTCAAAGTAACAATAACACTATTATTACTCTAAAAAGCAGCACTGAACTGTTAGCTACTTTGAATGGAATACAAGCCAGCTTAATTAACCAGCAAGATTTTGTTTTAGTCTCCTAACTCACTTCTTGCACGTTTCTCAATAAGGCTGAAGAAACTGGGTTTATAAGGTTGTATACAGAAACCCGGTTTCTTGGAGAAACCGGGTTTCTAAGGTTCTAGATGTAGATTGTTAAATCTACCAGGCGGTTGGAATAACCCCACTCGTTGTCGTAATAAGCGAGAACTTTGACGAAGTTACTATCAAGTACGCTAGTAGATTTCAGATTCACAATTGCGGAGTGAGGATCGCCTACGCAGTCGGTAGAAACCAAAGGCAAATCGCTCACTTTGAGAATTGCTTTCATCGAATTGGTGGCATACTTGCGGAAGGCGTCGTTAACTTCCTCTGCCGTTACCGATTTTCGCAATAACGCATTCAAATCGGTAACAGAA
This genomic window from Argonema galeatum A003/A1 contains:
- a CDS encoding TIGR03032 family protein, giving the protein MQQSSPDIEVFCSRQFLEWLQLEQISLAFTTYQTSRLCLIGVNPQGQLSGFERLFDRAMGLYATSERLFLSTKYQLWQLDNALAPGELYNGYDKLYIPRIGYTTGDLDIHDVAIATPPPTPSPSTGRGLSEPPLFKGGQGGIVFVSTLLNCLATLSETKSCTPLWKPKFISKIVNEDRCHLNGLAMVEGQTRFVTACSRSDVVDGWRDKRKDGGVVIDIPSNEIILSGLSLPHSPRFYQGKLWLHNSGSGEFGYVDLQQGKFEPVTFCPGYLRGLAFWKNYAIVGLSKPRSGDKTFSGLSLDDKLIAKDTEARCGLMVIDLNSGNIIHWLRLEGVISELYDVQVLPGMQRPMALGFQTEEISQLITLDLSREQAEPGHANSEAQPPEISSISEKSRIVGAGFGVSAQPNGLADNLCFTPFPPQDYVGAKHCGINFSVLS
- a CDS encoding DUF4347 domain-containing protein, translated to MKSINQQTSTQKLVIIDPRVEAYEILAAGVRDSAKVIIIDPNFDGIEQITEALNNYPAPSLHIVCHGEPGCLHLGKTPINAANIDQYRHQLQQWQISDILLYSCNVAADTLNITTRLGFNPQANSESRLKPTKNDSSVHFSGLGLLARKLISGRALLVTENPSANFLQQLHHLTRANIAASAHPVGNPSKGGTWNLEHRLGNIASPIAFSPEVCNAYPGIFPASFATPSNFGVGTNPFSVTVGDFNGDGKTDIAAANFNSNNVSVLLGTGTGSFGAATN
- a CDS encoding Calx-beta domain-containing protein, which codes for SNNVSVLLGTGTGSFGAATNFAVGTLPASVTVGDFNGDGKTDIAAANVSSNNVSVLLGTGTGSFGAATNFAVGSNPFSVTVGDFNGDGKSDIAAANLNSNNVSVLLNQQQLTVTQTIADNDPVSVEFSAATYQVNEDGTVVGAAVTINRIGDALSPGSVDVQFTDGTATGGTDFTNTTQTINFLSNETTKTVVVPITDDTLVEGNENLTLTLANPSANFVLGTQTTSTLTIVDNDTDVTLAIAAGATPTESGPTNGTFVITLNSPAPAGGITINFALAGTATTTTDYSIAAGSNISAVTATSFTIAAGATSAVLKVTPVDDNIVDANETVGITLAAGTGYTVGAANNASLTITDNDPIINITAGTDPSESGPTNGTFNITLNGATPSPITVNFNTTGSVATLTTDYTFDLASSTNITAITATSFTIAAGVTSAILVAKPVDDAVIEAGGETVKVNLDLGTGYSLGVGNTAVAQFTPATNFSVGTQPFSVTVGDFNSDGKSDIATANVGTSNVSVLLGNGTGSFAPATNFAVGTEPRSVIVGDFNGDGKSDIATANRTTNNVSVLLGDGTGGFGAATNFAVGFGSRSVTVGDFNSDGKSDIATANDFAKNVSVLLGDGTGSFGAATNFAAGNGPLSVTVGDFNSDGKSDIATANVSSGNVSVLLGDGTGSFGAATNFAVGTAPYSVTVGDFNSDGKSDIATANLATNNVSLLLGDGTGSFAAATNFAVGISPLSVTVGDFNGDGKSDIAAANVSSSDVSVLLGDGTGSFAAATNFAAGNGPASVTVGDFNGDGKFDIAAANYNSFNVSVLLNNNQPTSTLTIADNDPVSVEFSAATYQINEDGTIVGVAITINRIGDALSPGSVDVQLTNGTATGGTDFTNTTQTINFLSNETTKTVVVPITDDTLAEGNENLTLTLANPSANFVLGTQTTSTLTIVDNDTDVTLAISPSSVAEDGATNLVYTFTRAGDTTTALTVNFNVGGTATYNTDYTVIGADTFSGSTGTVTFAANSTTATVAIDPTPDSTIELDETVDLTLAAGSNYNVVTNTAVTGTITNDDAAVEFSQANYQVNEDGTVVGATVTINRTGLTNSPGSVDVQFANGSATGGTDFTNTTQTINFASGDTSKTVTIPINDDNLVEGTENFTISLETPSAGISIGTQNSATVQIIDNDVPPTLSISDIAQSEGNSGTTNLNFTVSLNTASGLPVTVNYATQDSTATTADSDYTSASGSLTFNPGETQKTVSVVVNGDTKYETDETFNLNLSNSINATITNFVGVGTIQNDDAIPTIAIADVSQNEGQSGTTNFIFPVTLLNPSYQTVTVNYATSDGISTAGVDYNSASGTLTFNPGETQKNITVAVNGNTTVETNKNFLVNLSNASNATIVDNQAVGTIVNDDAVPTVSNITKTGDEDTTITFTAADFTSKFTDPNGDSLNKIKITSLPNNGTLQLSSSNVTVNQEISASDLGNLRFIPVADWNGNTSFNWIASDGANYAPNAAAVSLTINPVNDAPFVNAAIPFQTTNTNSLFNFTFAADTFKDIDVGDTLTYSATLANGNALPNWLFFNPFTRNLVGIPTSSDVGTLVLSVKATDSANASATTTFALIVNGATVSPDADCFCESIVRPDINNLPGVSVALNLVDITQFGNDSNDTLIGTTVNDAFYGNGGDDLLLGKAGNDNLYGGQGNDTAFGGIGKDWISGNQGNDLLNGNAGDDIINGNEGNDTVRGGQDNDLVRGGQNDDLIYGDKGDDTLGGDKGNDTIFGDNDDLFDNNNTGRDLIFGGSGDDLINGNAGNDSIFGEDGNDIVRGGKNDDIVCGDAGDDILYGELGNDSLCGGDGNDTMYGGNGSLNPIGPNGERDELCGGAGNDLLFGNEGEDKLNGEDGDDTLYGGKDNDTLIGGAGNDLLIGDLGNDLLTGGSGRDTFVLTSGKGSDVIVDFQDGQDLINLGGGLSFGQLVIAQSNNNTIITLKSSTELLATLNGIQASLINQQDFVLVS